A portion of the Stigmatella aurantiaca DW4/3-1 genome contains these proteins:
- a CDS encoding S1 family peptidase has protein sequence MRSLKRLGLPALLGWATVTACGGMDPDALEPEALRDATVTLLPGHCAGVIVEDGRHLLTAAHCVAPMAQRIEVELRDGTRMGGHALRIDPGQDIALFQLDSAAPVTPLPIALEMPTPGEPLLFAGRNDRPGGLQAVWLEKLGRCPSLPEVPQALFTTLHGEKGDSGAPVVDAQMRVVGLVHGGAACSIAAPTSAFAPLVRQFAEDDVLASQ, from the coding sequence ATGCGATCTCTCAAGCGCCTCGGACTTCCCGCCCTGTTGGGCTGGGCCACGGTGACGGCCTGCGGCGGCATGGACCCCGACGCCCTGGAACCCGAGGCCTTGCGAGACGCCACGGTCACGCTGCTCCCAGGCCACTGCGCCGGGGTCATCGTCGAAGATGGCCGCCACCTGCTGACGGCCGCCCACTGCGTGGCGCCCATGGCGCAGCGCATCGAGGTCGAGCTGCGGGATGGCACGCGGATGGGCGGACACGCCCTGCGAATAGATCCCGGACAAGACATCGCCCTCTTTCAGCTCGATTCGGCCGCGCCCGTCACGCCCTTGCCCATCGCTCTGGAGATGCCAACACCCGGCGAGCCGCTTCTCTTCGCGGGACGCAACGACCGGCCGGGGGGGCTCCAGGCGGTATGGCTCGAGAAGCTCGGCCGGTGCCCGTCCCTTCCGGAAGTGCCCCAGGCCCTCTTCACGACGCTGCACGGCGAGAAAGGGGACTCGGGCGCGCCCGTGGTGGATGCACAGATGCGCGTGGTGGGGCTGGTCCACGGGGGCGCCGCCTGCAGCATCGCGGCCCCCACATCCGCGTTCGCCCCCCTCGTGCGGCAGTTCGCCGAAGACGACGTCCTCGCCTCCCAATAG
- a CDS encoding methyl-accepting chemotaxis protein: MGSLGNPPSYLPGRNTPSPFLALCRIPSVDCGPLARRFQRLGLRGVLFGYFTVAQAVLFLVLAFVVQERVEDFLDRDLSKHGHLKAQQLARSVFSQKMEVRQGDHLQGFFESLRGDDDVRFAALLDRNGVSVASSGTRPPGVEAAVERLLRNRLSTDPELTGDTRLITEPLDNGAGWVVLAMNPDALTSEVISLRWTVLAIFGSGLFLVMLFFFPISRVLILHPLEAMMSMARRLAESDLTGRVEVGAVDELGKLAEALNRIALSWRETLGRVRGVSESLAGVIEQISRTGTTVSSGASTVQSRVEETSTSMVEMLASLRGIAENVEVLYQSAEQSSSSIMEMAATNDEVAENVQSMTASVEETTSAIEEMSFSIREVATNISGLSASTEETSVSIKRMDSSIGQVETNANETARLSEQVSEDAQSGVESLQKTLSGIDRIKETSRTAAGVIESLGRRISEIGNILNVIDDVAEQTNLLALNAAIIAAQAGEHGKGFAVVAEEIKDLAERTGASTKEIAELIRSIQEESRNAVSVMNQGVKNVEEGVLLGRDAEGALWKINDSAQKATQMVKAIARATVEQARGSRQVTTAIQRISETVQMISKASNEQAKGSEQIIKSAERMKVITAHVQRSSQEQTQGSKQITRSIESINEMVTHLNRAQKEQTKGSEQVLKAVDTIKTVSEHQTRSVRQLEEAIDHLQKQAEVLRGEVRRFRV; the protein is encoded by the coding sequence ATGGGCTCCCTGGGTAACCCCCCATCTTACCTTCCCGGGCGGAACACGCCCTCTCCGTTCCTTGCCCTTTGTCGGATTCCCTCCGTAGATTGCGGCCCCTTGGCACGTCGCTTCCAGAGATTGGGTCTTCGAGGGGTTCTCTTCGGGTACTTCACCGTGGCGCAGGCCGTCCTGTTCCTGGTGCTGGCCTTCGTCGTTCAGGAGCGGGTGGAGGACTTCCTCGACCGGGATCTCTCCAAGCATGGGCACCTCAAGGCCCAGCAGCTTGCCCGCTCGGTCTTCAGCCAGAAGATGGAGGTCCGTCAGGGCGACCACCTCCAGGGGTTCTTCGAGTCCCTGCGGGGGGATGACGACGTCCGGTTCGCGGCCCTGCTGGACCGCAATGGGGTGTCCGTGGCCTCCAGTGGCACACGCCCCCCGGGGGTCGAGGCCGCGGTTGAGCGCTTGCTCCGCAACCGCCTGAGCACGGATCCCGAGCTGACCGGGGACACCCGGCTCATCACCGAGCCCCTCGACAACGGGGCGGGCTGGGTGGTGCTGGCGATGAACCCCGACGCGCTGACATCGGAGGTCATCTCCCTGCGGTGGACGGTGCTGGCCATCTTCGGCTCCGGCCTGTTTCTCGTCATGCTCTTCTTCTTCCCCATCTCCCGGGTGCTCATCCTCCATCCCCTGGAGGCGATGATGTCCATGGCGCGCCGGCTGGCCGAGTCGGACCTGACGGGGCGCGTGGAGGTGGGGGCGGTGGACGAGCTGGGCAAGCTGGCCGAGGCCCTCAACCGCATCGCCCTGAGCTGGCGGGAGACGCTGGGCCGGGTCCGGGGCGTGTCGGAGAGCTTGGCGGGGGTGATCGAACAGATCTCCCGGACGGGGACCACGGTGTCCTCGGGGGCTTCCACGGTTCAGTCCCGCGTGGAGGAGACCTCGACGTCCATGGTGGAGATGCTGGCGAGCCTCCGGGGCATCGCGGAGAACGTGGAGGTGCTCTACCAGAGCGCCGAGCAGAGCAGCTCCTCCATCATGGAGATGGCCGCCACCAACGACGAGGTGGCCGAGAACGTGCAATCCATGACGGCCAGCGTGGAGGAGACGACCAGCGCCATCGAGGAGATGTCGTTCTCCATCCGCGAGGTGGCCACCAACATCTCCGGCCTGTCGGCCTCCACGGAGGAGACCTCCGTCTCCATCAAGCGGATGGACTCCTCCATCGGCCAGGTGGAGACGAACGCCAACGAGACGGCGCGGCTGTCCGAGCAGGTGTCCGAGGATGCGCAATCGGGCGTGGAGTCGTTGCAGAAGACGCTCAGCGGCATCGACCGCATCAAGGAGACGAGCCGCACCGCCGCGGGCGTCATCGAGAGCTTGGGCCGGCGCATCTCGGAGATCGGCAACATCCTGAACGTCATCGATGACGTGGCCGAGCAGACCAACCTGCTGGCGCTCAACGCCGCCATCATCGCCGCGCAGGCGGGCGAGCACGGCAAGGGCTTCGCCGTGGTGGCCGAGGAGATCAAGGACCTGGCCGAGCGCACCGGCGCATCCACCAAGGAGATCGCCGAGCTCATCCGCAGCATCCAGGAGGAGAGCCGCAACGCCGTCTCGGTGATGAACCAGGGCGTGAAGAACGTGGAGGAGGGCGTGCTGCTGGGCCGGGACGCGGAAGGGGCCCTGTGGAAGATCAACGACAGCGCCCAGAAGGCCACGCAGATGGTGAAGGCGATTGCCCGCGCCACGGTGGAGCAGGCGCGGGGCAGCCGTCAGGTGACGACGGCCATCCAGCGCATCTCGGAGACGGTGCAGATGATCTCCAAGGCCTCCAACGAACAGGCCAAGGGCAGCGAACAGATCATCAAGAGCGCCGAGCGGATGAAGGTCATCACCGCGCACGTGCAGCGCAGCAGCCAGGAGCAGACGCAGGGCAGCAAGCAGATCACCCGCTCCATCGAGAGCATCAACGAGATGGTCACCCACCTGAACCGGGCCCAGAAGGAGCAGACGAAGGGCAGCGAGCAGGTGCTCAAGGCGGTGGACACCATCAAGACCGTCTCCGAGCACCAGACGCGCTCGGTGCGGCAGTTGGAAGAGGCCATCGACCACCTTCAGAAGCAGGCCGAGGTGCTTCGCGGAGAGGTCCGGCGCTTCCGGGTTTGA
- a CDS encoding AHH domain-containing protein, translating to MDGTHRISLYSRYRKNYLDWVEKTSGKSAREAAAARIGAGDQLHHLIPDVVAQRHPLIRQALDRLEGYTIDRGTNILDMPVVPNVEGKILHLGSHPEYNKYVISKLDDAVGRLGPLSKLAPSTIEGVLLKVEDALRKAIESGNLPPKVLKELIEDGIVVGKKLAMLEVPRREEIFTA from the coding sequence GTGGATGGCACCCACCGTATCAGTCTCTATAGCCGCTACCGGAAGAACTACTTGGATTGGGTCGAAAAAACATCGGGCAAATCCGCCCGGGAAGCGGCCGCTGCGCGAATAGGCGCTGGCGACCAATTGCACCACTTGATTCCAGACGTGGTTGCGCAACGCCACCCGCTAATACGGCAGGCGCTTGACCGTCTTGAGGGGTACACGATTGATCGTGGGACAAACATCCTCGACATGCCCGTGGTCCCAAACGTGGAGGGTAAAATCCTGCATTTGGGCAGCCATCCTGAATACAACAAATACGTTATCTCCAAGCTCGATGACGCCGTGGGCAGGCTGGGCCCTCTGTCCAAGCTCGCGCCCAGCACGATAGAAGGAGTGCTTTTGAAGGTCGAGGACGCGCTGCGCAAGGCGATCGAATCCGGAAACCTGCCTCCCAAGGTGCTCAAGGAACTCATTGAGGATGGCATTGTCGTGGGGAAGAAACTCGCGATGTTGGAGGTCCCCCGCCGCGAGGAGATTTTCACGGCATGA
- a CDS encoding twin-arginine translocase TatA/TatE family subunit, whose translation MFNIGAGEMIFILVAALLILGPQRLPELARGIGKFLREFRRQTDDVRTVVMREFYQMDQDFQREPPRPTPPPAAPLQDPVTALPAVLPSLSALPSPSEVLGAEGAAGHPPEPLAVAAVAPEAAPGAVPAKVEGEGAEHEEPLPSFAPVPGTVARNTPKQG comes from the coding sequence ATGTTCAACATCGGCGCAGGCGAGATGATCTTCATCCTGGTGGCCGCGCTGCTCATTCTTGGGCCGCAGCGGCTGCCGGAGCTGGCACGGGGCATCGGCAAGTTCCTGCGCGAGTTCCGGCGCCAGACGGATGATGTGCGCACCGTGGTGATGCGCGAGTTCTACCAGATGGACCAGGATTTCCAGCGGGAGCCTCCCCGGCCGACGCCGCCTCCCGCGGCGCCGTTGCAGGATCCGGTGACGGCCCTTCCCGCGGTGCTGCCCTCGCTGTCGGCCCTCCCATCGCCCTCGGAGGTCCTGGGGGCCGAAGGGGCGGCGGGGCACCCCCCGGAGCCCCTGGCGGTGGCGGCGGTTGCCCCCGAGGCCGCTCCGGGCGCGGTTCCAGCAAAGGTGGAGGGGGAGGGCGCGGAGCACGAGGAGCCGCTGCCGAGTTTTGCCCCCGTCCCGGGTACGGTGGCCCGTAACACGCCGAAGCAGGGCTAG
- a CDS encoding response regulator, with translation MEHSSSLLVVDDDHDILLALQDVLETEGYQVSVAHDGREALEQLKGGLRPELILLDLMMPEVSGWAFRAEQRSDAELASIPVVVVSGQGVSSREVARLGVAGYLRKPVDLDDLLNTVERFASPDGPSDSASVASW, from the coding sequence ATGGAGCACTCGAGCAGCTTGCTTGTCGTCGACGACGATCATGACATCTTGCTCGCGCTCCAAGATGTGCTGGAGACGGAGGGGTATCAGGTGTCCGTCGCTCACGATGGACGCGAGGCGCTGGAGCAACTCAAGGGAGGGCTTCGCCCCGAGCTCATCCTCCTGGATCTCATGATGCCGGAGGTCAGTGGATGGGCCTTCCGGGCCGAGCAGCGCTCCGACGCGGAGCTCGCCTCCATTCCGGTGGTGGTCGTTTCGGGCCAGGGGGTCAGCTCCCGGGAGGTGGCCCGGCTGGGCGTTGCGGGCTACCTGCGCAAACCCGTGGATCTCGATGACTTATTGAACACGGTCGAGCGGTTCGCCTCGCCGGACGGGCCATCGGATTCGGCCAGTGTCGCCTCCTGGTGA
- a CDS encoding aldose 1-epimerase, with protein sequence MPFQGLGGLETYALVDGECRVEVIPSRGALISRMSVAGDEVLYLDESTVVDPSKNVRGGIPVLFPTAGRLPGDTYPVERQAYTMAQHGFARKLPWEVRQVEKSLLVMGLSSSEETLRQFPWRFDAQLALSLEDSRLTIDFDLENRDTRPLPLHLGFHPYFHVTQSAKAVARVESDATHAWDNQRGLEIPINGLDLTAPEVDLHLRDHSRPGTTLHRGPGRRPVHLTWSPEFQMLVIWTLQGRDFVCVEPWTAAAGALATGEGLLTVAPEERLSLAFDIEG encoded by the coding sequence ATGCCATTTCAGGGACTCGGTGGATTGGAGACATACGCGCTCGTGGATGGCGAGTGCCGGGTGGAGGTCATCCCTTCCCGCGGTGCCCTCATCAGCCGGATGAGCGTGGCGGGGGACGAGGTGCTCTACCTGGACGAGAGCACCGTGGTGGATCCCTCGAAGAATGTGCGCGGCGGCATTCCCGTGCTCTTTCCCACCGCGGGCCGGCTCCCGGGAGACACCTACCCGGTGGAGCGGCAGGCCTACACGATGGCGCAGCATGGCTTCGCCCGGAAGCTGCCCTGGGAGGTGCGGCAGGTGGAGAAGTCCCTGCTGGTCATGGGGCTGTCCTCCTCGGAAGAGACGCTGCGCCAGTTTCCCTGGCGCTTCGACGCCCAGCTCGCGCTGTCCCTGGAGGACTCGCGGCTGACGATCGACTTCGACCTGGAGAACCGGGACACACGTCCCCTGCCGCTGCACCTGGGGTTCCACCCCTACTTCCACGTCACCCAGTCCGCCAAGGCCGTGGCCCGGGTGGAGAGCGATGCCACCCATGCCTGGGACAACCAGCGGGGGCTGGAAATCCCCATCAACGGCCTGGACCTGACGGCCCCCGAGGTGGACCTGCACCTGAGGGACCACTCACGCCCGGGCACCACGCTTCACCGGGGCCCCGGACGCCGCCCCGTCCACCTGACCTGGAGCCCCGAGTTCCAGATGCTCGTCATCTGGACGCTCCAGGGCCGCGACTTCGTCTGCGTGGAGCCCTGGACGGCCGCGGCCGGAGCGCTGGCCACGGGGGAAGGGCTGCTCACCGTGGCCCCGGAAGAGCGCCTGTCGCTCGCCTTCGACATCGAGGGCTGA
- a CDS encoding response regulator produces the protein MKPRVLIVENTWTMRETLRLLLSGEFDCSVAPDAESGLAQMRESPPDLLVSDVGLEGMDGYGLCRQVRAETRLQHIRVLFVSGHLPRLDEPASCQPDAYLIKPVKPPILIAQMHSLLRPEQERTEPQWKVAQEH, from the coding sequence ATGAAGCCTCGGGTGCTCATCGTGGAGAACACCTGGACCATGCGGGAGACGTTGCGCCTGCTGCTGTCCGGGGAATTCGACTGCTCGGTGGCCCCGGACGCGGAGTCCGGACTCGCGCAGATGCGAGAGAGCCCTCCGGACCTGCTCGTCTCCGATGTCGGCTTGGAGGGGATGGATGGCTACGGCCTGTGCCGCCAGGTGCGCGCCGAGACGCGGCTCCAGCACATCCGGGTCCTCTTCGTCAGTGGCCACCTGCCCCGGCTCGATGAACCGGCCAGCTGCCAGCCGGACGCGTACCTCATCAAGCCGGTGAAACCCCCCATCCTCATCGCCCAGATGCACTCCCTGCTGCGCCCGGAACAGGAGCGCACCGAGCCCCAGTGGAAGGTGGCCCAGGAGCACTGA
- the pruA gene encoding L-glutamate gamma-semialdehyde dehydrogenase, producing the protein MINAIPRVPPPQNEPILSYAPGSAERATLQSTLQRLASERLDIPLLIGGKAVRTGKTDEVRMPHKHAHVLATLHEADASHVEQAIQNALAVKDEWSRMPFQERAAIFLRAAELLASRYRPILNAATMLGQSKTAHQAEIDAACEAIDFLRFNVSFAEQLLAQQPVSGPQTWNLTDYRPLDGFVFAVAPFNFTAIALNLSTAPALMGNVVLFKPSSTSAFSSWFLMELLREAGLPDGVINFLPGDGPTIGNVALAHPQLGGVHFTGSTPTFQSMWRTIGENIQRYKQYPRLVGETGGKDFVFAHASAVDDLDALATAIVRGGYEYQGQKCSAASRVYIPESIWPKLKPRLQEFIAELRVGDVSDFRNFMGAVIDEKSFKKVSSYIELAKQGGAEATIVAGGETDRSEGWFVKPTLVQLTNPRHRIMQEEIFAPLVGVHVYPDARFEETLRECDQAATYALTGAVFARDRKALSTASRELRHAAGNFYINDKPTGAVVGQQPFGGSRASGTNDKAGSMLNLVRWTSPRTIKETFVPPTRVPYPFMQG; encoded by the coding sequence TTGATCAACGCCATTCCCCGCGTTCCACCGCCCCAGAACGAGCCCATCCTCTCCTACGCCCCTGGCTCCGCCGAGCGCGCCACGCTGCAGAGCACGCTCCAGCGGCTGGCCTCCGAGCGCCTCGACATCCCCTTGCTCATTGGTGGCAAGGCCGTGCGCACCGGCAAGACGGATGAAGTGCGGATGCCGCACAAGCACGCCCATGTGCTGGCCACCCTGCACGAGGCGGATGCCAGCCACGTGGAGCAGGCCATCCAGAACGCGCTGGCCGTGAAGGACGAGTGGAGCCGGATGCCCTTCCAGGAGCGCGCCGCCATCTTCCTGCGCGCCGCGGAGCTGCTGGCCAGCCGCTATCGCCCCATCCTCAATGCCGCCACCATGCTGGGCCAGTCGAAGACGGCCCACCAGGCGGAGATCGACGCGGCGTGCGAGGCCATCGACTTCCTGCGCTTCAACGTCTCGTTCGCCGAGCAGCTGCTCGCCCAGCAGCCGGTGAGCGGACCGCAGACGTGGAACCTGACGGACTACCGTCCCCTGGACGGCTTCGTCTTCGCGGTGGCGCCCTTCAACTTCACCGCCATCGCGCTCAACCTGAGCACCGCCCCCGCGCTGATGGGCAACGTGGTGCTGTTCAAGCCCTCCTCCACCTCGGCCTTCAGCTCGTGGTTCCTCATGGAGCTGCTGCGCGAGGCGGGGCTCCCGGACGGCGTCATCAACTTCCTGCCCGGGGATGGGCCCACCATCGGCAACGTGGCGCTGGCCCACCCCCAGCTGGGCGGCGTCCACTTCACCGGCTCCACCCCGACCTTCCAGAGCATGTGGCGGACGATCGGGGAGAACATCCAGCGCTACAAGCAGTACCCCCGGCTGGTGGGCGAGACGGGCGGCAAGGACTTCGTCTTCGCGCATGCCTCGGCGGTGGACGACCTGGACGCGCTGGCCACCGCCATCGTGCGCGGCGGCTACGAGTACCAGGGGCAGAAGTGCTCGGCGGCCTCGCGCGTCTACATCCCCGAGTCGATCTGGCCCAAGCTCAAGCCGCGCCTGCAGGAGTTCATCGCGGAGCTGCGCGTGGGCGATGTCTCGGACTTCCGCAACTTCATGGGTGCCGTCATCGACGAGAAGTCCTTCAAGAAGGTCTCCTCGTACATCGAGCTGGCGAAGCAGGGCGGCGCGGAGGCGACCATCGTGGCGGGCGGGGAGACGGACCGCAGCGAGGGGTGGTTCGTCAAGCCCACGCTGGTGCAGCTCACCAACCCGCGCCACCGCATCATGCAGGAGGAGATCTTCGCCCCGCTGGTCGGCGTTCACGTGTACCCGGACGCGCGGTTCGAGGAGACGCTGCGCGAGTGCGATCAGGCGGCCACCTACGCGCTCACGGGCGCCGTGTTCGCCCGGGATCGCAAGGCCCTCTCCACGGCGTCGCGCGAGCTGCGCCACGCGGCGGGCAACTTCTACATCAACGACAAGCCCACGGGGGCCGTCGTGGGCCAGCAGCCGTTTGGCGGCTCGCGCGCCTCGGGCACCAATGACAAGGCGGGCTCCATGCTCAACCTCGTCCGGTGGACCTCTCCGCGCACCATCAAGGAGACCTTCGTCCCGCCCACCCGCGTGCCCTACCCCTTCATGCAGGGCTGA
- a CDS encoding potassium channel family protein, translating into MRDAPPPRRRVVANVRYLFALMKRFRITLVLTAALFLGAPPLFQWRCEDPGGGPVGAGKALHHVYFLLFGQPSLDCSNDWMGILFNMLVPPVGIALVVDGVVRFAYLFFAKHKSDKEWIEVIAETLKGHIIVCGAGRVGFRVVDQLRSMGKDVVVVEKREDAAFVSVLRDEQVPLLIDDIRSPQCLPRMNVKAASAIVCSTDDDLANLNIALDARRLNPDIRVVIRLFDDDLVAKVRDTFKAEALSSSSLAAPAMALAALDPRIVHSFRVGGHLMVVSIFEARMGLPGISISELRDRFGTLALSLRRGDKETLHPSGDYRIQAGDLLTLQAEYRDYRQLRAFTGEVQPPLWGDHDSAFFPSPGQRPTGGTR; encoded by the coding sequence ATGAGAGACGCGCCCCCTCCACGCCGGCGCGTGGTGGCCAACGTCCGGTACCTGTTTGCGCTCATGAAGCGCTTCCGCATCACCCTGGTGCTGACGGCGGCCCTTTTCCTGGGGGCGCCACCGCTGTTTCAGTGGCGGTGCGAGGATCCGGGGGGCGGGCCGGTGGGGGCGGGCAAGGCGTTGCACCATGTGTACTTCCTGCTGTTCGGGCAGCCATCGCTGGATTGCTCGAATGACTGGATGGGCATCCTGTTCAACATGCTGGTGCCGCCGGTGGGAATCGCGCTGGTGGTGGATGGGGTGGTGCGCTTCGCCTATCTGTTTTTCGCCAAGCACAAGAGCGACAAGGAGTGGATCGAAGTGATCGCCGAGACGCTGAAGGGACACATCATCGTGTGCGGGGCGGGGCGGGTGGGATTCCGGGTGGTGGATCAGCTGCGTTCCATGGGGAAGGACGTGGTGGTGGTGGAGAAGCGGGAGGATGCGGCCTTCGTCAGCGTGCTTCGGGACGAACAGGTGCCCTTGCTCATCGACGACATCCGCAGCCCCCAATGCTTGCCACGCATGAACGTGAAGGCGGCCTCGGCCATTGTGTGCTCGACGGACGATGATCTGGCCAACCTGAACATCGCCCTGGATGCGCGGCGGCTCAATCCGGACATCCGGGTGGTCATCCGCCTGTTCGATGACGACCTGGTGGCGAAGGTGCGGGACACGTTCAAGGCGGAGGCGCTCTCCAGCTCGTCGCTGGCGGCGCCGGCCATGGCGCTGGCGGCGTTGGATCCGCGCATCGTCCACTCGTTCCGGGTGGGTGGGCATTTGATGGTGGTGTCCATCTTCGAGGCGCGCATGGGGTTGCCGGGCATCAGCATCTCCGAGCTGAGAGACCGGTTCGGGACGCTGGCGTTGTCCCTGCGGCGAGGGGACAAGGAGACGCTCCACCCCAGCGGGGACTACCGGATTCAGGCGGGGGACTTGCTGACGCTTCAAGCGGAGTACCGGGACTATCGCCAGCTCCGGGCCTTCACGGGCGAGGTCCAGCCCCCGCTCTGGGGAGACCACGACTCGGCGTTCTTCCCGTCCCCGGGCCAACGGCCCACCGGGGGGACGAGGTAG
- the tatC gene encoding twin-arginine translocase subunit TatC translates to MSLAEHLTELRQRLLKCTLAVLVLGTISLLFAKPIFGLLMRPVLAALPPEGRALIYTSGIEELNVLMKVGVYCGICLTTPVILWQIWGFVAPGLYPEERRFASPFVVLGSMAFFIGALFCYFAVLPSMFQFLLNEEETAALESRLETGRLRTEDTLRFLRVGEVERAGQLAKSASEALEASGEGQPGAPRPVPAESVELAARLEGLGRLLDAAADGFGAPARAVLGQAVEQRVAAVEAFGRKDFKASAEAMDQAASLLAGGAPTRAEELAGLWRLQKELAAAQAEHAALRWTRPMLTMNEQLSLVLVLILAFGVIFELPLVMALLGVVGVVKSRWLFKYQRHAFVVCLIAAAILTPTGDVVNLSLMAGPMLLCYELGVLAVWLLERRRAKAEAAASINPTP, encoded by the coding sequence ATGTCCCTGGCGGAGCACCTCACGGAGCTTCGCCAACGCCTCCTCAAGTGCACCCTGGCGGTGCTCGTGCTGGGCACCATCTCCTTGCTGTTCGCCAAGCCCATCTTCGGGCTGTTGATGCGGCCGGTGCTGGCGGCGCTGCCCCCCGAGGGGCGGGCGCTCATCTACACCTCGGGCATCGAGGAGCTGAACGTCCTGATGAAGGTGGGCGTGTACTGCGGCATCTGCCTCACCACGCCCGTCATCCTCTGGCAGATCTGGGGCTTCGTCGCGCCCGGGCTGTACCCGGAGGAGCGCCGCTTCGCCTCGCCCTTCGTGGTGCTCGGCTCGATGGCGTTCTTCATCGGGGCGCTGTTCTGTTACTTCGCGGTGCTGCCCTCCATGTTCCAGTTTCTCCTGAACGAGGAGGAGACCGCCGCGTTGGAGTCCCGTCTGGAGACGGGGCGGCTGAGGACGGAGGACACCTTGCGGTTCCTCCGGGTGGGAGAGGTGGAGCGGGCCGGCCAGTTGGCCAAGTCGGCCAGCGAGGCCCTGGAAGCCTCTGGAGAAGGCCAGCCCGGGGCTCCCCGGCCGGTGCCCGCGGAGAGCGTGGAGCTGGCGGCCCGCCTGGAGGGGCTCGGGCGGCTGCTGGACGCCGCGGCGGATGGCTTTGGTGCGCCGGCGCGGGCGGTGCTGGGCCAGGCCGTGGAGCAGCGGGTGGCGGCGGTGGAGGCGTTTGGCCGGAAGGATTTCAAGGCCTCCGCGGAGGCGATGGATCAAGCGGCGAGCCTGCTGGCGGGCGGGGCGCCCACCCGCGCCGAGGAGCTGGCGGGGCTGTGGCGGCTCCAGAAGGAGCTGGCGGCGGCGCAGGCGGAGCACGCGGCGCTGAGGTGGACGCGCCCCATGCTCACCATGAATGAGCAGCTCTCGCTGGTGCTGGTGCTCATCCTGGCCTTTGGCGTCATCTTCGAGCTGCCGCTGGTGATGGCGCTGCTGGGGGTGGTGGGGGTGGTGAAGAGCCGGTGGTTGTTCAAGTACCAGCGTCACGCTTTCGTGGTGTGCCTCATCGCGGCGGCGATCCTCACGCCCACGGGCGATGTGGTGAACCTGTCGTTGATGGCGGGGCCGATGTTGCTCTGCTACGAGCTGGGCGTGCTGGCGGTATGGCTGCTGGAGCGGCGCCGGGCGAAGGCTGAGGCCGCCGCGAGCATCAACCCCACGCCATGA
- a CDS encoding histone deacetylase family protein gives MTLPTLLLTDPLFLQHDPGQGHPESPARLQSILSVLARTPVAGTQVRSPRSATAAELSAVHTPELRQALLGMAGHRAVIDEDTRLSPDSYDAALLAAGAAVGAVEEVMAGRARNAFALVRPPGHHAEPGRAMGFCLFNNVAIAAEAGRRLGAERVLVLDWDVHHGNGTQAAFEGRRDVLYQSVHQYPYYPGTGAPREVGQGAGEGFSVNCALPGGATDSDYRSIFEDLLLPIADSFQPQLMLVSAGFDPHRNDPLGGMLVTERGFAAMCAGLRSLAERLCGGKLVLVLEGGYSLEGLSQSVHACIEVLAGRSDSFPGGETSSDTAHAIAQSREALRPYWSCL, from the coding sequence ATGACGCTACCGACCCTCCTGCTGACTGATCCCCTCTTCCTGCAACATGACCCGGGCCAAGGGCACCCCGAGAGCCCGGCCCGGCTCCAGAGCATCCTCTCGGTGCTCGCGCGCACACCGGTGGCGGGCACCCAGGTGCGCTCGCCCCGCTCGGCCACCGCCGCGGAGCTGTCCGCCGTGCACACGCCGGAGCTCCGTCAGGCGCTGCTGGGGATGGCCGGGCACCGGGCCGTGATCGACGAGGACACCCGGCTCTCCCCGGACAGCTACGACGCGGCCCTCCTGGCCGCGGGGGCGGCGGTGGGCGCCGTGGAGGAGGTCATGGCGGGCCGGGCCCGCAACGCCTTCGCGCTGGTCCGCCCTCCGGGACACCATGCCGAGCCCGGGCGAGCCATGGGGTTCTGCCTCTTCAACAACGTGGCGATCGCCGCCGAGGCAGGGCGGCGGCTGGGCGCCGAGCGCGTGCTGGTGCTCGATTGGGACGTGCACCACGGCAACGGCACCCAGGCCGCCTTCGAGGGAAGGCGGGACGTGCTCTACCAATCCGTGCACCAGTACCCTTATTACCCGGGCACGGGGGCCCCGCGTGAGGTGGGCCAGGGCGCGGGCGAGGGGTTCAGCGTCAACTGCGCACTGCCCGGGGGCGCAACGGACTCGGACTACCGGTCCATTTTCGAGGATCTGCTCCTGCCCATCGCGGACTCATTCCAACCCCAGCTCATGCTGGTGTCCGCGGGGTTCGATCCCCACCGGAATGATCCCCTCGGAGGCATGCTGGTCACCGAGCGGGGCTTTGCCGCGATGTGCGCCGGCCTCCGGTCGCTGGCCGAGCGTTTGTGTGGGGGCAAGCTGGTCCTGGTCCTGGAGGGGGGCTACTCCCTGGAGGGGCTCTCCCAGTCCGTCCATGCTTGCATCGAGGTGCTCGCCGGCCGGAGCGACTCCTTCCCCGGTGGGGAGACATCCTCGGACACCGCCCACGCCATTGCCCAGAGCCGGGAGGCGCTCCGGCCTTACTGGTCCTGCCTCTGA